The DNA segment CAGTCCCCCTTGTAAAAGCATACGTGGTGACGTACAAATACAAATTCTACACAGCATTGcgaagaaagaaaaagggaagatTGTTATGAAGGTTTCTTGATATCTGTTTATGAACCCCCAAGTGGAAGGCTGGGTATACAATTGTGTGGTTGTATATATAATGACTTAGCTAATATACAAAATGGAAGTCATATAGAAGAATAGATCTAAATGATCAGTTAAAGCTGATGAGTAGTGATACAACTTGCACGAATTTTGTCAATTTTTAGACAAAGTACTGATAGAAATACTGCCCTCTGTGTATATATAAATTGTCAATTGTAAGGAAAGAGCTATTACTGTTTAGGCTTTTCTGTGGGAAGTGCAAATAGAGAGAATCTGTTTTACTTTCTCTAGGACCTCTTATGGGAAGGTTGCGGTCCCTCTCTTATTGgcattgatttttttaattttaatttgatcAAAGAAAGATCAAGCTTCACCGATAATATAGAGTCCACCATTATTAACGATATAGAAAGGAAAGAGGATGAATTTTTAGGACAATATAGCAAGCTGGAAGTTATAATTAATTGCAGTTTTCATTATGATCATGGACTCAAGTACTGCTCTACACTGACCACACTGACTAGTATTTACTGATCTGACACCATACCAATGTGCTGTATCCAACCGTTCAAAATATACTGAAGCTAGAAAGCATTCCTTTAATATTTTTCCCAGCAGTATGAGTAGGATATACCTTTCTGGACCAACACTGTACTTGTACATGACCAGATCagtattaatatatttataaatcatatttttatatattttgactCTCGTTGTGTTATTCACTTTTTGTCTTAATGGACATTTTGCACCTTCACTAAGGGCGGGGACTATGGAACCAAAAAGACAAAGGTTGATCAAGATGGAGGAGGCAAAATCCTCGTGGAACCACATATGAGTGAAAAAAAATCTATTGAATTAGATCATTGTTCAGCTTTGAATCAAATGAATTTTGATGCAAGCTCATCGAGTTCTGATCCTCCTGTGAAAATTCAAGAAGCAACTGTTGATCAGCTCCCAAAGGAAATGAATGATATGACAATCAAAGTTGATAAAGTTAATGACCATGATGAGAAGGTTTGTCATCTTGTTTTGGTTTCTATCTCCATTATCTAAGAATTATCTGTCCATTTTACTGTTTCTTATTATAGACCTCAACTCATGATGGTGGATTTTACAGGAAAATGATGGGATTATGGTAAATGGAAATGGAACTGAGACTGGTCAGACAATTGTAATAACAATTGGTGGTCGAAATGGTCAGCCAAAACAGGTAAATATTATTTTCCTGAAATCTGAATCTTTTACATCGTTACAGATTAAGAACTGCTCTTTCACATGCACTGTTCTCTGAGCTTATGGGTTTGTTGGCATTGAACTTATCTTTTTGTTGTTTATTTGGTCAGAGACACTAAGGATATGTGGTGTTGTCTAAGATTATCAGCGGATTTTGACCTTAGTTAGCCAAATGCCTGAAGGGATCTATTTGTGTGACCCAAAATTAGTTGTGAAGACTTGTCATTGATGTTGTTTGTATAAGTTTAGGGCTGATATTTAACTTTGGAAGTTGTCGTTTTTTTTCTATAGGGTGGGCTTGGTAACATGGTAAGTTCTCATTTTTGCAATTCAGGTGACCAAGGTTCTGCGATTGGAATAGAACCTCTCCTTGCAGCAGCAAGGCTGCACATCTTGACTTCTTAGACTAGAAGCCTTTCCCAATGGGGTGTTCTTTTCTTTTGGCATTCTTGTTCTACCTGTAACATTGGTTTTCTTGGATCTAATTATACATAATTGTAAATTGAAAATATTAGTTCACTTGTTCTAATCTTGGGTTGCTATTCATTTATTTTATAAGTTTGCCTCAGTTTTTGGATATGCAATGAATAATCCATTAAATAGGAACCAAGAACCCAGATAATTATTTTTTTGCCATTTTGATGCCAGACAATATCATACATGGCAGAGCGTGTGGTTGGCACTGGTTCGTTTGGTATGGTTTTTCAGGTACCTAAAACTAATTCCCTCTTGGTAGACCTCGGATTTATTTACAGTGCCATATCATGATTGATGGAAGTCCAATAGTGCTTTTTCTTGCATCAGGCTAAGCTTGTGGAAACAGGGGAAGCAGTTGCAATTAAGAAGGTTCTACAGGATAAAAGATACAAGAACAGGGAACTCCAAATTATGCAAATACTTAAACATCCAAATGTAGTTGAGCTGAAGCACCATTTCTTTTCAACCACTGACAAAGATGAGCTATACCTCAACCTTGTACTTGAATATGTTCCTGAAACAGTTTATCGTGTTGCAAAGTATTATAGCCGGATGAACCATCATATGCCTCTTATTTTTGTTCAATTGTATACCTACCAGGTGAACAGAGAGAAAAGCAATATGTTTTATTTCTTTTGGCTGTctgcaataatatttttatttcaaaagttCTGTATCTTTAATCTTTTCTTGACCAAGTATTAAGGATTGCATGTTTATTGGTGTAGATTTGTCGTGCTCTTTCTTATATCCATCGTGTCCTAGCGGTGTGCCATCGTGACATAAAGCCACAAAATATACTGGTAAGAATGAGATATATATACTTTGGTCTGGTGAGGTCCTATCAAATTTCATTTGTTTCCTTAGCCAGAtttatcttttgtttttcttcttgaaCTTCTGATTGGAGATCAAAATTATTGCTCTCTGTTGTCAAACCTGATGAATTCTATATATTAAAAGTGTCATGTTAAATGCATTTTCCAAATAACCTGTTTTCTATTTTGGATAATTTTGCAGGTGAATCCTCATACTCATCAAGTAAAGCTTTGTGATTTTGGTAGTGCCAAGAAGTTGGTATGTTGGCTAGCTTGTGTTTTGTAATGCAATCTTTTTGTTTTCCTCATAATGTTTTTGTAGCTTTGGTAACCAAACATCTGATTTCAGGTTCCAGGGGAGCCTAACATATCTTACATTTGTTCACGGTACTATAGAGCTCCCGAGCTTATTTTTGGAGCTACAGAATACACCACTGCTATTGACATGTGGTCTACTGGTTGTGTTTTAGCCGAGTTTCTCATAGGGAAGGTAAATGTTTTTATTAGTTGATACACTCGTGCAATCTTTTAAAGTATCCTGTATTAGATGCTTCAGTTGATTTCTTCTAGTCTTCAATGCCATATGATTTTAGCTAGAGTACAATCTTGAAATTCCTTTTTTGTGATGATTTGAATGGTGCAATATGCATCTTCACTTACTGATGTTTTTAAAGCACTAACATCTTTCAGACGTCTGATTTATATACTTCTAATCAAATGATATCTGCAACTTTCCTTTTCTTACTCAATAACTCTGATTTTCTATGTCCTGAGCTATACATTTAGAGAAAATAGTGACTGCATTGGAATGGACCAcaaattctccttttttttgtctCATTTTTCCTTATTTGCCAATGAAAGAgtatcaagaataaaaaaatatgttaacATCCAATATGGAGCACAACTTTGTGTTTCAACGGTGACAATAGCACCCATCATGGCTGTGGCTGGCAGCCTGCATGGTGCTTCATGACTGCCATGGCAACTACTATGATTCTGATGCTTTAAGTCATCATAGCCCATAGATTATTGATTACTAATCCGAGTCTCAAAATGAGGCTCCATGCTCCTGCCCTGGCCTTCATCAGAATATAGTCAATTATGCTATTCCTCAATTTATATTTTAACGAGATTTTTATGTTCATTGGAGACGTGGTATGTCAATGAAGTATATTTACTATGAAGGCATAAACTAATTGTTACACCTTGGAAACAGTTGAAATGTGTTTGCATATGAAAAGTTGCCAACCAAAATTTCCAACCTGATCTATATAAATGTAGTCCTAAAAATCGTCACATATCATGCTATAAGTTTGTTAGTACCTTTTGACTTCGAACAATTTGCATAAGTTCTCCCAAAAATATTGGTAATTGGAATTGAGATCTTTCTTTCCCAAGATCTTGGGATAATATTTGACTTACAATTGGCAATTACTGGCTTCTAAGTAAAACTTTCTGTTTTGTACATATCATGGGATGCTAAATCCCTAATAACCACCTTTCACATGTAACTAAACCAGCCAAGAGATGCCATTCTAGTTTTACATTATTTAGACTGGAACAGTCTGCAGAAAGTTTTATATCAATATGTTACAACTTACGAGAACTTGAATGTTCAGCAATTATGCTTCCGATTGTGCCTCCATTTTGGTATTTAGAATGTTTATGAAAAGACTACAATCATTTTAATCTATTATAACCCCATGTGCCAACAAGCTTTTAGGGGATTCTTCGTGGCTTGACATACTTAAGTTTTGGTAAAATTTTAGTTCTTTTAAGGTTCCAAATTCTTATTGATTAGTGTAAGTTAAATGGAGTTACCGGTgattcttgaacatcactgacaTTAGAAGATATATAGGCTCTCTTTT comes from the Musa acuminata AAA Group cultivar baxijiao chromosome BXJ2-8, Cavendish_Baxijiao_AAA, whole genome shotgun sequence genome and includes:
- the LOC103994215 gene encoding shaggy-related protein kinase alpha isoform X4, which codes for MSEKKSIELDHCSALNQMNFDASSSSSDPPVKIQEATVDQLPKEMNDMTIKVDKVNDHDEKENDGIMVNGNGTETGQTIVITIGGRNGQPKQTISYMAERVVGTGSFGMVFQAKLVETGEAVAIKKVLQDKRYKNRELQIMQILKHPNVVELKHHFFSTTDKDELYLNLVLEYVPETVYRVAKYYSRMNHHMPLIFVQLYTYQICRALSYIHRVLAVCHRDIKPQNILVNPHTHQVKLCDFGSAKKLVPGEPNISYICSRYYRAPELIFGATEYTTAIDMWSTGCVLAEFLIGKPLFPGESGANQLVEILKVLGTPTREEIKCMNPSYTEFKFPQIKAHPWHKLFHKRMPPEAVDLVSRLLQYSPNLRCTALEACAHPFFDELRDPNARLPNGQPLPPLFNFTAQEIEGVSPELIHRLLPVHIKRMM
- the LOC103994215 gene encoding shaggy-related protein kinase alpha isoform X1, yielding MHMMRRLKSITSGRPSSSDPGGDYGTKKTKVDQDGGGKILVEPHMSEKKSIELDHCSALNQMNFDASSSSSDPPVKIQEATVDQLPKEMNDMTIKVDKVNDHDEKENDGIMVNGNGTETGQTIVITIGGRNGQPKQTISYMAERVVGTGSFGMVFQCFFLHQAKLVETGEAVAIKKVLQDKRYKNRELQIMQILKHPNVVELKHHFFSTTDKDELYLNLVLEYVPETVYRVAKYYSRMNHHMPLIFVQLYTYQICRALSYIHRVLAVCHRDIKPQNILVNPHTHQVKLCDFGSAKKLVPGEPNISYICSRYYRAPELIFGATEYTTAIDMWSTGCVLAEFLIGKPLFPGESGANQLVEILKVLGTPTREEIKCMNPSYTEFKFPQIKAHPWHKLFHKRMPPEAVDLVSRLLQYSPNLRCTALEACAHPFFDELRDPNARLPNGQPLPPLFNFTAQEIEGVSPELIHRLLPVHIKRMM
- the LOC103994215 gene encoding shaggy-related protein kinase alpha isoform X3 produces the protein MSEKKSIELDHCSALNQMNFDASSSSSDPPVKIQEATVDQLPKEMNDMTIKVDKVNDHDEKENDGIMVNGNGTETGQTIVITIGGRNGQPKQTISYMAERVVGTGSFGMVFQCFFLHQAKLVETGEAVAIKKVLQDKRYKNRELQIMQILKHPNVVELKHHFFSTTDKDELYLNLVLEYVPETVYRVAKYYSRMNHHMPLIFVQLYTYQICRALSYIHRVLAVCHRDIKPQNILVNPHTHQVKLCDFGSAKKLVPGEPNISYICSRYYRAPELIFGATEYTTAIDMWSTGCVLAEFLIGKPLFPGESGANQLVEILKVLGTPTREEIKCMNPSYTEFKFPQIKAHPWHKLFHKRMPPEAVDLVSRLLQYSPNLRCTALEACAHPFFDELRDPNARLPNGQPLPPLFNFTAQEIEGVSPELIHRLLPVHIKRMM
- the LOC103994215 gene encoding shaggy-related protein kinase alpha isoform X2, with protein sequence MHMMRRLKSITSGRPSSSDPGGDYGTKKTKVDQDGGGKILVEPHMSEKKSIELDHCSALNQMNFDASSSSSDPPVKIQEATVDQLPKEMNDMTIKVDKVNDHDEKENDGIMVNGNGTETGQTIVITIGGRNGQPKQTISYMAERVVGTGSFGMVFQAKLVETGEAVAIKKVLQDKRYKNRELQIMQILKHPNVVELKHHFFSTTDKDELYLNLVLEYVPETVYRVAKYYSRMNHHMPLIFVQLYTYQICRALSYIHRVLAVCHRDIKPQNILVNPHTHQVKLCDFGSAKKLVPGEPNISYICSRYYRAPELIFGATEYTTAIDMWSTGCVLAEFLIGKPLFPGESGANQLVEILKVLGTPTREEIKCMNPSYTEFKFPQIKAHPWHKLFHKRMPPEAVDLVSRLLQYSPNLRCTALEACAHPFFDELRDPNARLPNGQPLPPLFNFTAQEIEGVSPELIHRLLPVHIKRMM